In the Marinomonas algicola genome, one interval contains:
- a CDS encoding LutC/YkgG family protein — translation MSARDAILNALQQASAIRISNGDTIPERPSFKVMHRDYQGHRPLSQQLESMISKVKGEVIRTSQGKLDETVQAVLREKNIKRLLLSPESPYIQSFDAFLDETRLYDEAIENWKSELFNDIEASITSTLGGIAETGTLVLWPSVSEPRLMSLVPPIHIAILYESQIQPTFWHFLRHQKWSEGMPTNALLISGPSKTADIEQTLAYGVHGPKELVVVLVEEESEE, via the coding sequence ATGAGTGCTCGTGATGCCATCTTAAATGCACTACAACAGGCTTCAGCAATAAGAATAAGTAATGGTGATACCATTCCAGAACGTCCTAGCTTTAAAGTAATGCACAGAGACTATCAAGGTCACCGGCCATTGAGTCAGCAACTTGAAAGCATGATATCTAAGGTTAAAGGTGAGGTTATTCGTACTTCCCAAGGCAAGCTGGATGAAACGGTTCAAGCCGTACTTCGAGAAAAAAACATTAAACGATTGCTGCTGTCACCAGAAAGTCCTTACATACAGTCTTTTGATGCGTTTCTTGACGAAACTCGGCTTTATGATGAAGCGATCGAAAACTGGAAAAGTGAGTTGTTTAACGACATTGAGGCGTCGATTACATCAACCTTGGGTGGGATAGCCGAAACCGGTACTTTAGTATTGTGGCCAAGTGTATCCGAGCCTCGTCTTATGTCTCTGGTACCACCGATTCACATTGCTATTTTGTACGAAAGTCAGATACAGCCGACCTTTTGGCATTTCTTACGTCACCAAAAATGGTCAGAGGGTATGCCGACCAATGCTTTGCTTATTTCTGGACCTTCTAAAACGGCGGATATTGAGCAAACCCTAGCGTATGGTGTGCATGGACCAAAAGAGTTAGTGGTGGTTTTAGTAGAGGAAGAATCGGAAGAATAG